The Pyricularia oryzae 70-15 chromosome 5, whole genome shotgun sequence genome includes a region encoding these proteins:
- a CDS encoding homocitrate synthase: MCPSCEPEQAAASNGNANGNGASNGNGNHDGMTGIETRQAQNARYQPSRNPYQPVGDFLSNVNNFKIIESTLREGEQFANAFFDTAKKIEIAKALDDFGVDYIELTSPAASEQSRLDCAAICKLGLKAKILTHIRCHMDDARIAVETGVDGVDIVIGTSSFLMEHSHGKDMTYITNTAIEVINFVKSKGIEVRFSSEDSFRSNLVDLLSIYSTVDKIGVNRVGIADTVGCASPRQVYDLVKTLRGVVSCDIETHFHNDTGCAISNAFCALEAGATHIDTCVLGIGERNGITPLGGLMARMIVGSKDYVLSKYKLHKLKDIEELVADAVQVNIPFNNYITGFCAFTHKAGIHAKAILKNPSTYEIIDPTLFGITRYVHFASRLTGWNAIKSRASQLNIEMTDEQCKECTAKIKLLADIRPIAIDDADSIIHAFHRSINSGQPIQSLGSLLPNMTEEEKAALADVERRESNDAEQPAAKRAKVEAVA; the protein is encoded by the exons ATGTGCCCATCCTGCGAGCCTGAGCAAGCCGCTGCCTCCAATGGCAATGCGAACGGCAATGGCGCCTCCAATGGCAATG GAAACCACGACGGAATGACTGGTATTGAGACTCGCCAAGCACAAAACGCACGCTACCAGCCATCACGGAATCCCTACCAGCCCGTCGGTGACTTTTTGTCCAACGTGAACAACTTCAAGATCATTGAGAGCACCCTGCGAGAGGGCGAGCAGTTCGCCAATGCCTTCTTCGACACG GCCAAGAAGATTGAGATCGCCAAGGCGCTGGACGACTTTGGCGTCGACTACATCGAGCTCACCAGCCCGGCTGCCTCGGAGCAGTCCAGGCTTGACTGCGCTGCCATCTGCAAGCTGGGACTCAAGGCCAAGATCCTCACCCACATCAGGTGCCACATGGACGACGCGCGCATCGCCGTCGAGACCGGTGTTGACGGCGTCGACATTGTCATCGGCACCTCTTCGTTCCTCATGGAGCACTCGCACGGCAAGGACATGACCTACATCACCAACACGGCCATTGAGGTCATCAACTTTGTCAAGAGCAAGGGCATCGAGGTCCGCTTCTCATCCGAGGACTCGTTCCGCAGCAACCTGGTTGACCTGCTGAGCATCTACTCGACCGTCGACAAGATTGGTGTCAACCGTGTCGGTATTGCTGATACCGTCGGTTGCGCCTCGCCCCGCCAGGTCTACGACCTGGTCAAGACCCTGCGTGGTGTTGTCTCTTG TGACATTGAGACACACTTCCACAACGACACTGGCTGTGCCATCTCAAATGCTTTTTGCGCTTTGGAGGCCGGTGCTACCCACATCGACACGTGTGTCCTGGGTATCGGCGAGCGTAACGGAATTACCCCTCTTGGAGGTCTGATGGCTCGCATGATTGTCGGCTCCAAGGACTACGTTCTGAGCAAGTACAAGCTGCACAAGCTCAAGGACATTGAGGAGCTTGTTGCCGACGCCGTTCAGGTCAACAT TCCTTTCAATAACTACATCACTGGTTTCTGTGCTTTCACCCACAA GGCCGGTATCCATGCCAAGGCTATTCTCAAGAACCCCTCAACATATGAGATTATT GACCCGACTCTGTTCGGCATCACTCGCTATGTCCACTTCGCCAGCAGATTGACGGGATGGAACGCAATCAAGAGCAGAGCATCGCAGCTCAACATTGAGATGACGGATGAGCAGTGCAAGGAGTGCACTGCCAAGATCAAGCTGTTGGCTGACATTAGGCCGATCGCTatcgacgacgccgactCCATCATTCACGCATTCCACCGCAGCATCAACTCGGGCCAGCCTATTCAGTCTCTCGGAAGCCTGCTCCCCAACATgacggaggaggagaaggccgCCCTGGCAGATGTAGAGCGCCGTGAGTCGAACGATGCCGAGCAACCGGCGGCCAAGAGGGCCAAGGTCGAGGCTGTTGCATGA